In a genomic window of candidate division WOR-3 bacterium:
- a CDS encoding 2-oxoacid ferredoxin oxidoreductase (catalyzes the coenzyme A-dependent decarboxylation of 2-oxoacids, such as pyruvate and 2-oxoglutarate): MAEDRVWSASAEVTWCPGCGNFGILAALRQALAAAGLEPWQVVVVGGIGQSGKVAQYVGANFLQGLHGRALPHAIGVKLADPELKVIAVGGDGDMYSEGGNHLLHAFRRNPDIVCLVHNNGVYGLTKGQIAPTSGFGFATKNRPMGALVPAFNPLAAGLAMGGSFIARGFAGDMKHLARLIGEALNHKGLGFIDILQPCVTYNRVNTFDWYKERVYDLALEAHNPADADAARARALEWPAEGEVKQIPIGVFYSSRREAYEACGLVERRTANAERRSEGKGRGREVRTANAEPSDGGRGGQRRGADPVSVAKKAIGEFE; the protein is encoded by the coding sequence ATGGCCGAGGATAGGGTGTGGTCGGCGAGCGCTGAAGTAACCTGGTGCCCCGGGTGCGGGAACTTCGGCATCCTCGCGGCGCTGAGGCAGGCGCTGGCCGCGGCCGGGCTCGAGCCGTGGCAGGTTGTGGTTGTGGGCGGTATCGGGCAGTCGGGCAAAGTGGCGCAGTACGTGGGCGCCAACTTCCTGCAGGGGCTGCACGGCCGGGCCCTGCCGCACGCGATCGGTGTGAAGCTCGCCGACCCCGAACTCAAGGTCATTGCCGTGGGCGGCGACGGCGACATGTACAGCGAGGGCGGCAATCACCTGCTGCACGCGTTCCGGCGCAACCCGGACATAGTCTGCCTCGTACACAACAACGGCGTGTATGGTCTGACCAAGGGGCAGATCGCCCCCACCAGCGGCTTCGGGTTTGCGACGAAGAACCGGCCGATGGGCGCGCTTGTTCCCGCGTTCAACCCGCTGGCGGCCGGGCTCGCTATGGGAGGCAGCTTCATCGCCAGGGGATTTGCCGGTGACATGAAGCACCTTGCCCGCCTGATCGGCGAGGCGCTGAACCACAAAGGGCTCGGGTTCATCGACATCCTGCAGCCGTGTGTGACCTACAACCGCGTCAATACTTTTGACTGGTACAAGGAACGGGTCTATGACCTTGCACTCGAGGCGCACAATCCCGCGGACGCGGATGCGGCGCGGGCGCGGGCCCTCGAATGGCCGGCTGAGGGAGAGGTCAAGCAGATTCCTATCGGTGTCTTCTACAGTTCGCGCCGGGAGGCCTATGAGGCTTGCGGCCTGGTGGAACGGCGAACGGCGAACGCCGAACGCCGAAGTGAGGGCAAGGGGAGAGGACGGGAAGTGCGAACGGCGAACGCAGAACCGTCGGACGGTGGCCGCGGAGGCCAACGCCGAGGTGCGGACCCGGTGAGCGTGGCGAAGAAGGCAATCGGGGAGTTCGAGTGA
- a CDS encoding 2-oxoacid:acceptor oxidoreductase subunit alpha, with amino-acid sequence MNEMDLIVAGHAGQGLQVISRTLAWMLVRAGYYVFLSQDVMSRIRGGHNFARLRVGTEPVYADGDAAQVLVALDPALVERHIPHLAPDAVVVTDAAGTLPEGVNAVRLPFADLAREPVMVNAVAVGASLALVGLDPAGLGEIFSGQFRGKGEEVVRRNVAAAEAGFRAVVEGGKGCCPPKLAGGVPGERVLISGAEALALGAIAAGVRVVTGYPMSPATPIVEYCFRHAQEAGLIVEQTEDEVSAANLAIGAAFAGARSMVCTAGGGFCLMNEALSLAGMTETPLVLCVGMRPGPATGMATRTEQADLLFSIYAGHGEFPRAVLTPADAEQAFHAAQDAFRIAEKYQTPVIILFDQFMADALWTVERSRLRSGVASPSTLVPDSAAIKPYSYRRYEVTESGVSPMVLPGTAQQLVYADSDEHTEEGHIAESAAIRLLMVNKRNAKLAGIRRELAVPKVEAEVKAEAEVKARVKVEVKVEAEGEEKAETLVFCFGSSRGVVSEALKRLRAKGLNAAMVHLNHIWPFPVDAVAGLVGKEKRALTVEQNYSGQLAQLLLQECGVRAAGTVRRFDGRQFTVAEVEAGLEEMMR; translated from the coding sequence GTGAACGAGATGGACCTGATTGTCGCGGGGCATGCCGGGCAGGGATTGCAGGTCATCTCACGCACACTGGCATGGATGCTGGTCCGGGCCGGGTACTACGTCTTTCTGTCGCAGGACGTGATGTCGCGGATTCGCGGCGGACACAACTTCGCACGGTTGCGGGTCGGCACAGAGCCGGTGTATGCCGACGGCGACGCGGCGCAAGTCCTGGTCGCGCTTGACCCGGCGCTGGTCGAACGACACATCCCTCATCTCGCGCCGGATGCAGTCGTTGTTACCGATGCGGCAGGCACCCTACCCGAGGGAGTCAATGCAGTAAGGCTGCCGTTCGCCGACCTTGCCCGAGAACCGGTGATGGTCAACGCGGTTGCGGTCGGCGCATCGCTGGCCCTGGTTGGGCTCGACCCGGCCGGACTCGGAGAGATCTTCAGTGGTCAGTTCCGAGGCAAGGGCGAGGAGGTGGTGAGGCGGAACGTGGCCGCAGCCGAGGCCGGGTTTCGTGCGGTCGTGGAGGGCGGGAAGGGGTGCTGTCCCCCCAAGTTGGCAGGAGGCGTGCCCGGCGAACGGGTACTCATCTCCGGGGCGGAGGCACTGGCGCTGGGCGCAATCGCTGCAGGCGTGCGCGTCGTCACCGGGTATCCGATGTCGCCGGCCACGCCGATTGTAGAATACTGCTTCCGTCACGCGCAGGAGGCAGGTCTGATTGTGGAGCAGACCGAAGATGAGGTGTCGGCTGCCAATCTCGCCATCGGGGCTGCGTTCGCCGGAGCGCGGTCAATGGTCTGCACTGCCGGAGGCGGGTTCTGCCTGATGAACGAGGCCCTGAGCCTTGCCGGAATGACTGAGACTCCGCTGGTCTTGTGCGTGGGGATGAGGCCGGGCCCGGCAACCGGAATGGCCACCAGGACCGAGCAGGCTGACTTGTTGTTCTCCATCTATGCCGGGCACGGCGAGTTTCCGCGCGCGGTCTTGACCCCGGCGGACGCGGAACAGGCTTTCCATGCTGCGCAGGACGCGTTCCGGATTGCCGAGAAGTACCAGACCCCGGTTATCATTCTCTTTGACCAGTTCATGGCCGATGCACTGTGGACCGTTGAGCGGAGCCGTCTTAGGTCCGGAGTCGCTAGTCCCTCGACCTTGGTTCCGGATTCTGCAGCCATCAAGCCGTACTCGTACCGACGGTACGAAGTCACGGAGAGTGGCGTGTCGCCGATGGTGCTTCCCGGAACGGCGCAACAGCTTGTCTACGCCGACTCCGATGAGCATACCGAGGAAGGACACATTGCCGAATCGGCGGCGATACGGCTACTGATGGTGAACAAGCGGAATGCGAAGCTCGCTGGTATCAGGCGGGAGTTGGCGGTGCCGAAGGTAGAGGCAGAGGTTAAGGCTGAGGCTGAGGTCAAGGCCAGGGTCAAGGTCGAGGTTAAGGTTGAGGCTGAGGGTGAGGAAAAGGCTGAGACGCTGGTGTTCTGCTTCGGTTCGAGTCGCGGGGTGGTTTCAGAGGCGCTCAAGCGGCTGCGGGCCAAGGGGCTCAATGCCGCGATGGTGCACCTGAACCATATCTGGCCATTCCCGGTTGATGCCGTAGCCGGTCTTGTCGGGAAGGAGAAGAGAGCTCTGACTGTCGAGCAGAACTACTCGGGACAACTGGCCCAGCTGTTGTTGCAGGAGTGCGGCGTTCGCGCAGCGGGGACAGTGCGGCGGTTTGACGGCCGGCAGTTCACGGTCGCCGAGGTTGAGGCAGGGCTTGAGGAGATGATGAGATAG